Proteins found in one Mangifera indica cultivar Alphonso chromosome 15, CATAS_Mindica_2.1, whole genome shotgun sequence genomic segment:
- the LOC123197804 gene encoding uncharacterized protein LOC123197804 isoform X2, with the protein MASVDGFLFQKLFLCNGFFWVSVSSLFLTLFALLYKFYCRVGREASSDENNLNCLAVSLHESNQVDSCLLNSEAEIEERKSDSIEFEDTENDEEETPKYFLNFKFQSLEEFCKSNHENWDLVPSTSTNKYEFKSENYLSGFIEEPRDVSFSVKELYADSMNVSSGNQEVMADEFLLESDFMDQNLGEGTVDEEGEVAEKLELATLIEDEKQKPKDEEGLGDVVFLSENDLVASDSDADSITSSNELSVLSPYIGSTSDGFLSDKDFEEEFEFSIMRSIERDLEDLHLQKFSDDAAEDADDEDSDIMEELKHLEESDDVENSSTQGSEMLSGKDFHDENDSKNHEFSGKKNQATSSLNEANNSNLQNSSASVDSEDSNGLETLWEHQDLIEQLKMELKKVRAIGLPTILEESESPKIMEDLKPWKIDEKFQHEDRMGELHKFYRSYRERMRKFDILNYQKMYAIGFLQSKDPLKSISSLKLSAPGVSSLLSQNFLLGKRRKSESDPMKKFIRELHSDLEVVYVGQLCLSWEFLHWQYEKSLELWESDPYSTRKYNEVAGEFQQFQVLIQRFIENEPFEGPRVQNYIKNRCILRNLLQVPVIREDSKKDKKAKMKRRDEYVITSDMLVETMEESIRIFWRFVRADKDANVVRPKIRRRTQVEPQETLDLELLSEVRTSLQKKEKKLKDILRSGNCILRKFQKQEDSSDQVLYFFSQVDMKLVARVLNMSKITTDQLLWCRNKLSKINFVSRKIQVEPSFLLFPC; encoded by the exons ATGGCTTCTGTTGATGGATTTCTCTTTCAGAAATTGTTTCTCTGTAATGGCTTTTTCTGGGTCTCTGTCTCCTCTCTGTTTCTCACTCTGTTTGCTCTCCTCTACAAGTTCTATTGCag AGTTGGGAGAGAAGCAAGTTCTGACGAAAACAACTTAAATTGCTTGGCGGTTTCCCTTCATGAAAGCAATCAAGTTGATTCTTGTCTTCTAAATTCAGAAGCTgaaattgaagaaagaaaatctgATTCTATTGAGTTTGAGGATACAGAGAATGATGAAGAAGAGACTCCAAAGTACTTTCTCAATTTCAAGTTTCAATCTTTGGAAGAATTTTGTAAAAGTAATCATGAAAATTGGGACTTAGTTCCATCCACAAGCACTAATAAGTATGAGTTCAAGTCTGAGAATTATTTAAGTGGGTTCATTGAGGAGCCAAGAGATGTGAGCTTTAGTGTAAAAGAGCTGTATGCTGATTCAATGAATGTTTCTTCTGGAAATCAGGAGGTTATGGCTGATGAATTTTTGTTAGAGAGTGATTTTATGGATCAAAATTTGGGAGAAGGAACTGTTGATGAAGAAGGAGAGGTTGCAGAGAAGCTAGAATTGGCAACATTGATTGAAGATGAGAAGCAGAAGCCAAAGGATGAAGAAGGTTTAGGAGATGTTGTGTTTCTTTCAGAAAATGACTTGGTAGCGTCGGACTCTGATGCGGATTCGATAACTTCGAGCAATGAATTATCTGTTTTGAGTCCATATATTGGCTCAACTAGTGATGGATTTTTGTCTGATAAAGATTTTGAAGAGGAGTTTGAGTTTAGTATCATGAGGAGCATCGAGAGGGATTTGGAAGACTTGCATTTGCAGAAATTCAGCGATGACGCTGCTGAGGATGCTGATGATGAAGATAGTGATATAATGGAGGAGCTTAAACATTTAGAAGAGTCTGATGATGTAGAGAATTCAAGCACTCAAGGCTCAGAAATGCTGTCTGGGAAAGATTTTCACGACGAAAACGATTCAAAGAATcatgaattcagtggcaaaaagaATCAAGCAACAAGTAGTTTGAATGAGGCGAATAACTCCAATTTGCAGAATTCATCTGCTTCTGTGGATTCTGAGGATTCAAATGGACTTGAAACCTTGTGGGAGCACCAAGATTTGATAGAGCAGCTGAAAATGGAGCTTAAAAAGGTGAGGGCTATAGGGCTACCCACCATCCTAGAAGAGTCTGAATCTCCCAAAATAATGGAAGATTTAAAGCCTTGGAAGATCGATGAGAAGTTCCAGCATGAAGATCGAATGGGCGAGCTTCACAAATTCTATCGGAGCTACAGGGAACGGATGCgaaaatttgacattttgaaTTACCAGAAGATGTATGCAATAG GCTTTCTCCAATCTAAGGACCCACTTAAATCGATTTCGAGCCTCAAACTGTCAGCTCCAGGAGTGTCATCTCTTTTGTCGCAGAATTTCCTCTTGGGAAAGCGGAGAAAGTCTGAATCTGACCCAATGAAGAAGTTTATTAGAGAGTTGCATAGTGATCTAGAAGTGGTATATGTTGGACAACTGTGCCTCTCTTGGGAATTCCTTCATTGGCAATATGAAAAGTCCTTGGAGTTATGGGAATCTGACCCTTACAGCACACGTAAGTACAACGAAGTTGCTGGTGAATTTCAACAGTTTCAAGTACTAATACAAAGATTCATAGAAAACGAACCCTTTGAAGGTCCAAGAGTGcagaattatatcaaaaatcgATGCATTCTCCGTAATCTTCTCCAGGTTCCAGTAATAAGag AGGACAGCAAAAAGGATAAGAAAGCAAAAATGAAACGGAGAGACGAGTATGTAATCACCAGTGACATGCTAGTTGAGACCATGGAAGAATCGATTAGAATATTTTGGCGATTCGTTCGAGCCGATAAAGACGCAAATGTTGTAAGACCAAAGATTAGAAGGAGAACTCAGGTTGAGCCACAAGAAACCTTAGACTTGGAGCTTTTGTCAGAGGTTAGAACTAGTCTTCAGAAg AAGGAAAAGAAGCTCAAAGACATACTGAGAAGTGGGAACTGCATATTGAGAAAATTTCAGAAGCAAGAAGATAGTTCAGATCAAGTTCTTTACTTCTTTTCACAAGTCGACATGAAGCTTGTGGCAAGAGTTTTGAACATGTCGAAGATCACGACCGATCAATTGCTATGGTGTCGAAATAAATTGAGCAAGATTAATTTTGTTAGTAGAAAGATACAAGTAGAACCTTCATTCTTGCTTTTTCCTTGTTAG
- the LOC123197804 gene encoding uncharacterized protein LOC123197804 isoform X1 has protein sequence MASVDGFLFQKLFLCNGFFWVSVSSLFLTLFALLYKFYCRVGREASSDENNLNCLAVSLHESNQVDSCLLNSEAEIEERKSDSIEFEDTENDEEETPKYFLNFKFQSLEEFCKSNHENWDLVPSTSTNKYEFKSENYLSGFIEEPRDVSFSVKELYADSMNVSSGNQEVMADEFLLESDFMDQNLGEGTVDEEGEVAEKLELATLIEDEKQKPKDEEGLGDVVFLSENDLVASDSDADSITSSNELSVLSPYIGSTSDGFLSDKDFEEEFEFSIMRSIERDLEDLHLQKFSDDAAEDADDEDSDIMEELKHLEESDDVENSSTQGSEMLSGKDFHDENDSKNHEFSGKKNQATSSLNEANNSNLQNSSASVDSEDSNGLETLWEHQDLIEQLKMELKKVRAIGLPTILEESESPKIMEDLKPWKIDEKFQHEDRMGELHKFYRSYRERMRKFDILNYQKMYAIGFLQSKDPLKSISSLKLSAPGVSSLLSQNFLLGKRRKSESDPMKKFIRELHSDLEVVYVGQLCLSWEFLHWQYEKSLELWESDPYSTRKYNEVAGEFQQFQVLIQRFIENEPFEGPRVQNYIKNRCILRNLLQVPVIREDSKKDKKAKMKRRDEYVITSDMLVETMEESIRIFWRFVRADKDANVVRPKIRRRTQVEPQETLDLELLSEVRTSLQKVIYIHIFFLTELHMFVIKCYMILFEFIFFSLEMQKEKKLKDILRSGNCILRKFQKQEDSSDQVLYFFSQVDMKLVARVLNMSKITTDQLLWCRNKLSKINFVSRKIQVEPSFLLFPC, from the exons ATGGCTTCTGTTGATGGATTTCTCTTTCAGAAATTGTTTCTCTGTAATGGCTTTTTCTGGGTCTCTGTCTCCTCTCTGTTTCTCACTCTGTTTGCTCTCCTCTACAAGTTCTATTGCag AGTTGGGAGAGAAGCAAGTTCTGACGAAAACAACTTAAATTGCTTGGCGGTTTCCCTTCATGAAAGCAATCAAGTTGATTCTTGTCTTCTAAATTCAGAAGCTgaaattgaagaaagaaaatctgATTCTATTGAGTTTGAGGATACAGAGAATGATGAAGAAGAGACTCCAAAGTACTTTCTCAATTTCAAGTTTCAATCTTTGGAAGAATTTTGTAAAAGTAATCATGAAAATTGGGACTTAGTTCCATCCACAAGCACTAATAAGTATGAGTTCAAGTCTGAGAATTATTTAAGTGGGTTCATTGAGGAGCCAAGAGATGTGAGCTTTAGTGTAAAAGAGCTGTATGCTGATTCAATGAATGTTTCTTCTGGAAATCAGGAGGTTATGGCTGATGAATTTTTGTTAGAGAGTGATTTTATGGATCAAAATTTGGGAGAAGGAACTGTTGATGAAGAAGGAGAGGTTGCAGAGAAGCTAGAATTGGCAACATTGATTGAAGATGAGAAGCAGAAGCCAAAGGATGAAGAAGGTTTAGGAGATGTTGTGTTTCTTTCAGAAAATGACTTGGTAGCGTCGGACTCTGATGCGGATTCGATAACTTCGAGCAATGAATTATCTGTTTTGAGTCCATATATTGGCTCAACTAGTGATGGATTTTTGTCTGATAAAGATTTTGAAGAGGAGTTTGAGTTTAGTATCATGAGGAGCATCGAGAGGGATTTGGAAGACTTGCATTTGCAGAAATTCAGCGATGACGCTGCTGAGGATGCTGATGATGAAGATAGTGATATAATGGAGGAGCTTAAACATTTAGAAGAGTCTGATGATGTAGAGAATTCAAGCACTCAAGGCTCAGAAATGCTGTCTGGGAAAGATTTTCACGACGAAAACGATTCAAAGAATcatgaattcagtggcaaaaagaATCAAGCAACAAGTAGTTTGAATGAGGCGAATAACTCCAATTTGCAGAATTCATCTGCTTCTGTGGATTCTGAGGATTCAAATGGACTTGAAACCTTGTGGGAGCACCAAGATTTGATAGAGCAGCTGAAAATGGAGCTTAAAAAGGTGAGGGCTATAGGGCTACCCACCATCCTAGAAGAGTCTGAATCTCCCAAAATAATGGAAGATTTAAAGCCTTGGAAGATCGATGAGAAGTTCCAGCATGAAGATCGAATGGGCGAGCTTCACAAATTCTATCGGAGCTACAGGGAACGGATGCgaaaatttgacattttgaaTTACCAGAAGATGTATGCAATAG GCTTTCTCCAATCTAAGGACCCACTTAAATCGATTTCGAGCCTCAAACTGTCAGCTCCAGGAGTGTCATCTCTTTTGTCGCAGAATTTCCTCTTGGGAAAGCGGAGAAAGTCTGAATCTGACCCAATGAAGAAGTTTATTAGAGAGTTGCATAGTGATCTAGAAGTGGTATATGTTGGACAACTGTGCCTCTCTTGGGAATTCCTTCATTGGCAATATGAAAAGTCCTTGGAGTTATGGGAATCTGACCCTTACAGCACACGTAAGTACAACGAAGTTGCTGGTGAATTTCAACAGTTTCAAGTACTAATACAAAGATTCATAGAAAACGAACCCTTTGAAGGTCCAAGAGTGcagaattatatcaaaaatcgATGCATTCTCCGTAATCTTCTCCAGGTTCCAGTAATAAGag AGGACAGCAAAAAGGATAAGAAAGCAAAAATGAAACGGAGAGACGAGTATGTAATCACCAGTGACATGCTAGTTGAGACCATGGAAGAATCGATTAGAATATTTTGGCGATTCGTTCGAGCCGATAAAGACGCAAATGTTGTAAGACCAAAGATTAGAAGGAGAACTCAGGTTGAGCCACAAGAAACCTTAGACTTGGAGCTTTTGTCAGAGGTTAGAACTAGTCTTCAGAAggtaatatatatacatatattttttttaactgaacTACATATGTTtgtaataaaatgttatatgattttgttcgagttcatttttttttcacttgaaatGCAGAAGGAAAAGAAGCTCAAAGACATACTGAGAAGTGGGAACTGCATATTGAGAAAATTTCAGAAGCAAGAAGATAGTTCAGATCAAGTTCTTTACTTCTTTTCACAAGTCGACATGAAGCTTGTGGCAAGAGTTTTGAACATGTCGAAGATCACGACCGATCAATTGCTATGGTGTCGAAATAAATTGAGCAAGATTAATTTTGTTAGTAGAAAGATACAAGTAGAACCTTCATTCTTGCTTTTTCCTTGTTAG
- the LOC123197806 gene encoding 60S ribosomal protein L34 yields the protein MVQRLTYRTRHSYATKSNQHRVVKTPGGKLVYQSTKKRASGPKCPVTGKRIQGIPHLRPAEYKRSRLSRTRRTVNRPYGGVLSGAAVRERIIRAFLVEEQKIVKKVLKIQKAKEKQASRS from the exons ATGGTTCAGCGATTGACTTATCGTACTCGGCACAGTTATGCCACCAAATCGAACCAGCACCGGGTCGTGAAAACCCCTG GTGGGAAATTGGTGTATCAGAGCACGAAGAAGAGAGCAAGCGGACCAAAGTGTCCTGTCACTGGCAAGAGAATTCAGGGA ATCCCACACTTGAGACCTGCTGAGTACAAGAGGTCAAGATTGTCTAGGACTCGCAGGACTGTGAATCGTCCTTATGGTGGTGTATTGTCCGGTGCAGCTGTTAGGGAGAG GATAATTCGAGCTTTCTTGGTGGAAGAGCAAAAGATTGTGAAGAAGGTCTTGAAGATccagaaagcaaaggaaaagcAAGCATCAAGGAGCTAA
- the LOC123197805 gene encoding protein FEZ-like produces the protein MDEKNDIDKIDDVMLPGFRFHPTDEELVGFYLKRKIQQRSLPIELIKQVDIYKYDPWDLPKLASTGEKEWYFYCRRDRKYRNSARPNRVTGAGFWKATGTDRPIYSSDGNKCIGLKKSLVFYRGRAAKGIKTDWMMHEFRLPSLADSAPPRKPLDKNIPANDAWAICRIFKKANTMAQRALSHTWISTLPETTASDILNQGANCTHFSPENVSCMTEIASSASFSEFNIPSYKPLNPSFYKPSLFPASSADIPNSFMFSLPEISGPTKCTVDASSMLLNPAALLSDVSEGSENINFEGPQQQVKAFSISMPQEMQGNMIPAEDESGSRRNMNVTQDNSQWGNIRSIGFPFSLPSNLPEAWKPNLPWDSPPCPSEMSTTYSTNNCYT, from the exons ATGGAtgagaaaaatgatattgaCAAGATTGATGATGTTATGCTGCCTGGTTTTCGCTTCCATCCAACGGATGAAGAGCTTGTTGGATTTTATCTCAAGAGGAAGATTCAGCAAAGGTCTCTACCTATTGAACTTATCAAGCAagttgacatatataaatatgatccCTGGGATCTTCCAA AGCTGGCGAGTACCGGGGAGAAAGAGTGGTATTTCTACTGTCGAAGGGACAGAAAATACAGAAACAGCGCGAGGCCTAACCGGGTTACAGGAGCTGGATTTTGGAAGGCCACTGGAACTGATAGGCCTATTTACTCCTCTGATGGCAACAAATGTATTGGGTTGAAGAAGTCTTTGGTGTTTTATAGAGGTAGAGCTGCTAAAGGGATCAAAACTGACTGGATGATGCACGAGTTTCGCCTTCCTTCGCTGGCAGATTCAGCGCCACCAAGGAAGCCCTTGGACAAGAACATTCCTGCAAAT GATGCCTGGGCAATTTGTAGGATATTCAAGAAAGCAAATACTATGGCACAAAGAGCTCTGTCTCACACTTGGATCTCAACGTTACCAGAAACTACAGCATCAGATATACTAAACCAAGGAGCAAACTGCACTCATTTCAGTCCAGAGAATGTTTCCTGCATGACCGAAATTGCCTCTTCTGCGAGTTTCTCTGAGTTCAATATTCCCTCGTATAAACCCCTAAACCCATCCTTCTATAAACCATCTCTATTTCCAGCTTCCAGTGCAGACATTCCCAACAGCTTCATGTTTTCACTACCAGAAATCTCAGGGCCTACCAAGTGTACAGTTGATGCTTCTTCCATGCTACTGAACCCTGCTGCATTACTCAGTGATGTTAGTGAAGGGTCTGAGAATATTAACTTTGAAGGACCACAGCAGCAAGTGAAAGCATTTTCAATTAGTATGCCCCAAGAGATGCAAGGTAATATGATTCCTGCAGAAGATGAGTCAGGCTCAAGAAGGAACATGAATGTAACACAAGACAATAGCCAGTGGGGAAATATCAGATCAATTGGATTTCCCTTCAGTTTGCCTTCGAATTTGCCAGAGGCCTGGAAGCCAAATTTGCCATGGGATTCACCACCCTGTCCCAGTGAGATGTCAACTACATATTCCACAAACAATTGCTACACTTAA